In Dasypus novemcinctus isolate mDasNov1 chromosome 23, mDasNov1.1.hap2, whole genome shotgun sequence, the following proteins share a genomic window:
- the LOC101424478 gene encoding leukosialin: MPVAMEMVLLLLFGGAWVQAMETGSPEDTTALGENITEALKPSPVPSDPEITVGSPGGSILTPPSFIPSEKVTPLGTPIGASTVPESTTFQEVSTEMSSMFLETSNTNSDPAVPMTVNSLRLHTGTDGTVTTSSLEIFSETSGPSVTMATSGSLVTMTTSSVETFDATSGPPVTMEPFSETRPPVTMATPSLKTYSETSGHPVTMATPSLETSSETRGPPVTMATPSLETSSGRRGSPVTVTPGPPETRTTGSPISGVKIPTMATSEASVASGSSVSPSSGQGMNGSLLVAVLVALVVVVVLVVLLLLWRRRQKRHTGTLNLNRAGKRNGVVDAWEGPTRVPDEEAVTAAAGEPGGGKGAGVPETERTGQRPTLTTFFGRRKSRQGSLAMEELEAGAVREEEPLMGQKQEAGVPLSASD; this comes from the coding sequence ATGCCTGTTGCCATGGAAATGGTCCTGCTACTCCTCTTTGGAGGTGCCTGGGTCCAGGCGATGGAAACAGGGTCTCCAGAAGACACAACTGCACTTGGAGAGAATATCACCGAGGCCCTGAAGCCCAGCCCAGTGCCCTCCGACCCTGAAATAACAGTTGGCAGCCCGGGGGGCAGTATCTTGACCCCACCTTCCTTTATACCCAGTGAGAAGGTAACCCCTCTTGGGACTCCCATTGGCGCCAGCACAGTACCTGAGTCAACAACCTTCCAGGAAGTCTCCACCGAGATGTCATCAATGTTCCTGGAAACCTCTAATACAAACAGTGACCCTGCTGTCCCCATGACAGTGAACTCTCTGAGGCTCCACACTGGGACCGATGGAACTGTGACAACAAGCTCTCTGGAGATCTTCAGTGAGACAAGTGGACCCTCTGTCACCATGGCAACTAGTGGGTCCCTTGTCACCATGACAACCAGCTCTGTGGAGACCTTTGATGCGACCAGTGGACCCCCTGTCACTATGGAGCCCTTTAGTGAGACCAGACCCCCTGTCACCATGGCAACACCCTCTCTGAAGACCTACAGTGAGACCAGTGGACACCCTGTCACCATGGCAACTCCCTCTCTGGAGACCTCCAGTGAGACCAGGGGACCCCCTGTCACCATGGCAACTCCCTCTCTGGAGACCTCCagtgggaggagaggaagccCTGTCACAGTCACACCTGGCCCTCCTGAGACCAGGACCACGGGCTCCCCTATCTCTGGGGTGAAAATACCTACCATGGCTACCTCCGAGGCCTCCGTAGCCTCAGGCTCCAGTGTCTCCCCAAGTTCAGGTCAGGGGATGAATGGCTCCCTGCTGGTGGCTGTGCTTGTGGCCCTGGTGGTGGTCGTGGTCCTTGTGGTACTGCTCCTGCTGTGGCGCCGGCGGCAGAAGCGGCACACAGGGACTCTGAACCTGAACAGAGCGGGAAAGCGCAACGGGGTGGTGGATGCCTGGGAGGGGCCGACCCGTGTCCCGGATGAGGAGGCAGTGACAGCAGCAGCGGGAGAGCCCGGGGGTGGCAAGGGCGCCGGGGTCCCCGAGACGGAGCGGACTGGCCAGAGGCCCACACTCACCACTTTCTTTGGCAGACGGAAGTCTCGCCAGGGCTCCTTGGCTATGGAAGAGCTGGAGGCTGGGGCAGTGAGAGAGGAAGAGCCTCTGATGGGGCAGAAGCAGGAGGCGGGAGTGCCGCTCAGTGCGAGCGACTAA